A genomic window from Silene latifolia isolate original U9 population chromosome Y, ASM4854445v1, whole genome shotgun sequence includes:
- the LOC141627926 gene encoding protein FAR1-RELATED SEQUENCE 1-like, which translates to MKKLTDKVESQICKETDFVERICAVVWDTDLEPIEFEEKWSQVINDFELNDNTWLTYMYGKRHKWIPAYFRDLPLGRLLKTTQRSESQNSYFKRFESIDGTLVEFWLRFQSAMEQQHYNQRFLDAASDSTLPQVSSKTMIEKHASKIYTHTVFYEFQEQVQMVPVAHNNESKETTCTCKMFERKGILCKHIIWIISGKGLQSIPKQYIENRWTKKSYKKPLYGLDGKLLQDYDPTDLRKLELSRVWSEFYATVSVLNSMPHTQIKELSLMLLQFREKINPTKESLTKEQEL; encoded by the exons ATGAAAAAACTTACCGATAAAGTTGAGTCACAGATTTGTAAGGAGACTGACTTTGTTGAGCGAATATGTGCAGTTGTTTGGGATACTGACTTGGAACCCATTGAGTTTGAAGAAAAATGGTCTCAAGTGATTAATGACTTTGAGTTGAATGATAATACTTGGTTGACATACATGTATGGTAAAAGGCACAAATGGATACCTGCTTACTTTAGGGATTTGCCTTTAGGCCGCCTTTTGAAAACtacacaaagatcagagagtcAAAACAGTTATTTCAAAAGATTTGAGAGCATAGATGGCACACTTGTAGAATTTTGGTTGCGTTTTCAGAGTGCAATGGAACAACAACACTATAATCAGAGATTTCTTGATGCTGCAAGTGACAGCACGTTGCCACAGGTTTCTTCTAAGACAATGATTGAGAAACATGCctctaaaatctacacacatactGTTTTCTATGAGTTCCAAGAGCAAGTGCAAATGGTCCCT GTTGCTCACAATAACGAATCAAAGGAAACAACATGTACGTGCAAGATGTTTGAGAGGAAAGGAATACTTTGTAAACACATTATATGGATTATATCAGGAAAAGGACTGCAAAGCATACCAAAGCAGTACATCGAAAACAGATGGACAAAGAAATCATATAAAAAGCCTTTGTATGGACTGGATGGAAAGTTATTGCAAGACTACGATCCCACTGATTTGAGAAAGTTGGAATTATCAAGGGTATGGTCTGAGTTTTATGCAACAGTAAGTGTTCTTAACTCAATGCCTCATACTCAGATCAAGGAACTAAGTTTGATGCTTTTACAATTCCGAGAGAAAATAAATCCAACAAAAGAGAGCTTGACAAAGGAACAAGAACTGTAA